The Helianthus annuus cultivar XRQ/B chromosome 16, HanXRQr2.0-SUNRISE, whole genome shotgun sequence genome includes a window with the following:
- the LOC110918613 gene encoding trans-resveratrol di-O-methyltransferase — MALQNSELSRDLLLHSQAHIWNHLFGFIHSMSLKCAIQLEIPDIIVRHGSPMLLSELVEALGINHERTPFVYRLMRILVHSGFFVKQSVSCHDEEGGGYLLAPASRLLLKDEPLSIRPFLLLVLDPIIVDPWQHMSTWFQNDDVTPFNTTHGMMFWDLAGQEPKLNQLFNEGMASNSRLVTSIILKHCGGVFEGIESIIDVGGGTGTFAVAIAKAFPNIRCISFDLPHVVNGLVGSKNLSYVGGDMFEAIPKAGAVLLKSILHDWGDEECIKILKRCKEAIPSKDNGGKLIIIDMVVKVSKEENEFLESQLLFDMLMMSLVTGRERSEKDWAKLFLDTGYTDYKITPVSGFRSVIEVYP; from the exons ATGGCATTGCAAAATTCTGAGCTATCTAGAGATCTGTTGCTTCATTCTCAAGCTCACATATGGAATCATCTATTCGGCTTTATACACTCCATGTCACTTAAATGTGCAATTCAGCTTGAAATACCTGATATCATCGTTCGCCATGGTTCACCTATGTTGCTTTCCGAGTTGGTCGAAGCCCTCGGCATAAACCATGAGAGAACTCCATTTGTCTATCGGCTTATGCGCATCCTTGTTCACTCTGGTTTCTTTGTTAAACAAAGTGTATCATGCCATGATGAGGAGGGAGGAGGCTATTTGCTGGCTCCTGCTTCTCGTTTACTTCTCAAGGATGAGCCATTAAGCATTAGGCCCTTTTTGCTACTTGTGTTGGACCCAATCATAGTAGACCCATGGCAACACATGAGCACGTGGTTCCAAAATGATGATGTCACCCCCTTTAACACAACCCATGGGATGATGTTTTGGGATCTGGCAGGCCAAGAGCCGAAGCTTAATCAGTTATTCAATGAAGGGATGGCTAGTAATTCAAGGCTTGTTACAAGTATTATTCTCAAACATTGTGGAGGTGTTTTTGAAGGGATAGAATCCATTATCGATGTTGGCGGTGGTACTGGGACTTTTGCGGTAGCTATCGCCAAAGCATTTCCCAATATTAGGTGCATCAGCTTTGATCTTCCTCATGTAGTTAATGGTTTGGTTGGAAGTAAAAACTTGAGTTATGTTGGTGGAGACATGTTTGAAGCCATTCCTAAAGCTGGTGCAGTTTTGCTCAAG agtatCTTACACGATTGGGGTGATGAAGAATGCATAAAGATACTAAAGCGATGCAAAGAAGCGATTCCAAGCAAAGACAATGGAGGAAAATTAATCATCATAGACATGGTCGTGAAGGTCAGCAAAGAAGAGAATGAATTCCTTGAGTCTCAACTGTTGTTTGATATGCTTATGATGAGTTTAGTGACCGGAAGAGAGAGGAGCGAAAAAGATTGGGCAAAGCTCTTCCTTGACACAGGCTATACAGATTACAAAATAACACCGGTATCGGGGTTTAGATCTGTTATCGAAGTTTATCCCTAA